Proteins found in one Mucilaginibacter gracilis genomic segment:
- a CDS encoding sensor histidine kinase gives MKLSAHYNKASIIATVTVLIFGAIVYFFAISYISKNQIDQDLSEELEEVIDYVNAHHQLPKSVDFDEDQTFFFKTTQKSFKTQFYDSVYKNPKENRNEAGRTIAALIKLNEEYYKVTITISRESTEYLIQIIAAITLGLMTVLLIILFLTNRFVLNGLWKPFYILLNQIKLFKVSETTDIKLINSNVDEFNELNNAIQIMASRVKTDFQHLKNFTENASHEMLTPLAVITSKLDTLIQDETLRPSHYKQINDIYAATNKLSRLNQSLLLIVKIENNLLDDVELINLEKLLIEKGRQFQELISSKQLTIVTDLKRKEIRASKYLIDMLLNNLFSNSIRHSANHGEINIHLSDTYLIFRNSGLQALDAENVFLRFQKGKHSEGTGLGLTIVQNICSSNHWAISYSFQNAMHSFKIVF, from the coding sequence ATGAAACTCTCTGCTCATTATAACAAAGCCAGTATAATTGCTACAGTTACCGTTTTAATTTTTGGTGCAATAGTGTATTTTTTTGCAATAAGCTATATCTCTAAAAACCAAATAGACCAGGATTTATCTGAAGAACTTGAAGAGGTTATTGACTATGTAAACGCGCACCATCAACTTCCTAAATCTGTTGACTTTGATGAAGACCAAACGTTTTTTTTTAAAACAACACAAAAAAGCTTCAAAACCCAATTTTACGATTCGGTTTATAAAAACCCAAAAGAGAACCGAAACGAGGCAGGGCGCACTATTGCTGCCTTAATTAAGTTAAATGAGGAGTATTACAAGGTTACCATAACCATATCCAGAGAAAGTACAGAGTACTTAATACAAATAATTGCCGCAATTACCCTCGGGTTAATGACGGTGCTGCTCATCATTTTGTTTTTAACAAACCGATTTGTGCTGAATGGTTTATGGAAACCATTTTATATTTTACTCAACCAAATCAAACTGTTTAAGGTATCCGAAACAACTGATATTAAACTGATAAACAGCAATGTTGATGAGTTTAACGAACTTAATAACGCCATTCAAATTATGGCATCCAGGGTAAAAACCGACTTTCAGCATCTTAAAAATTTTACCGAAAACGCGTCGCACGAAATGCTGACGCCCCTTGCCGTTATTACCTCTAAGCTCGATACCCTCATCCAGGACGAAACCCTTAGACCATCCCACTACAAACAAATTAACGATATTTACGCAGCCACCAATAAGCTATCCCGCTTAAACCAATCGTTGCTGCTGATAGTTAAAATTGAAAACAACCTGCTAGATGATGTAGAACTTATTAATTTAGAAAAACTACTTATTGAAAAAGGGCGGCAATTTCAAGAACTTATATCCTCAAAACAACTCACCATTGTAACCGACCTGAAAAGGAAAGAAATAAGGGCCAGCAAGTATTTAATAGATATGCTTTTAAATAATTTGTTTAGTAACAGCATACGCCATAGTGCTAATCATGGCGAAATTAATATTCATCTATCAGATACGTATCTAATTTTCAGGAATAGTGGTTTGCAAGCGCTTGATGCCGAAAATGTATTTCTACGTTTTCAAAAAGGCAAACACTCCGAAGGTACCGGTTTAGGCTTAACCATTGTGCAAAATATTTGCAGCTCAAACCATTGGGCCATCAGCTATTCGTTTCAAAACGCTATGCACTCGTTTAAAATTGTGTTTTAA
- a CDS encoding ABC transporter ATP-binding protein, giving the protein MIQLKNIEKVYRTSTIETLALNSISMDIAKGEFLSIMGPSGCGKSTLLNIMGLLDAPSKGEVKIAEQTIESFGDKQLAQFRNTKLGFIFQSYHLINDLHVLDNVELPLLYRSLSASERRQLAKEALEKVGLSNRMKHFPTQLSGGQKQRVAIARAIVGKPEIILADEPTGNLDSAMGNEIMEILINLNRNEGTTIVMVTHDENMAKKTHRLVRLFDGSQVQ; this is encoded by the coding sequence ATGATACAATTAAAAAACATTGAAAAGGTGTACCGCACCAGCACCATAGAAACCCTGGCACTCAACAGCATTAGTATGGATATTGCCAAAGGCGAATTTTTATCTATTATGGGCCCTTCGGGCTGTGGTAAAAGCACGCTGCTTAATATTATGGGGCTGCTGGATGCGCCATCAAAAGGCGAGGTTAAAATTGCCGAGCAAACCATAGAGAGTTTTGGCGATAAGCAACTGGCGCAGTTTCGTAACACCAAGCTGGGTTTTATTTTTCAAAGCTACCATTTAATTAACGATTTGCATGTGCTTGATAATGTGGAACTACCCTTGTTATACCGCTCGTTATCAGCCTCCGAGCGGCGCCAACTGGCCAAAGAGGCATTGGAGAAAGTTGGCCTCAGCAACCGCATGAAACACTTCCCTACACAATTATCGGGTGGGCAAAAACAGCGTGTAGCTATAGCCCGCGCCATTGTGGGTAAACCCGAAATTATACTGGCCGACGAGCCAACCGGTAACCTGGATAGCGCAATGGGAAACGAGATTATGGAGATACTGATTAACCTAAACCGTAACGAAGGCACCACCATTGTAATGGTAACGCACGACGAAAATATGGCTAAAAAAACACACCGTTTGGTACGCTTATTTGATGGTTCACAAGTTCAATAA
- a CDS encoding redoxin domain-containing protein translates to MSSKTKYPYFDSLEILLENDFVFKPFKPLVPVKAGNIVPDFAFSKDFGRWHQFTNGADSHALIPFAKLKTKPVVIAFYSQHWGQLAIEQLLRLNELNNEVKAIGGNLVVISPQKESLLNKLAWEHNLSLTFYFDPKNEIAQHFRVYNEDSPVWTLFSGVDENVPLLATYVINPLKQVVYHHLDLDLVESFSTNDVLTSVYEAANYSNDRKSA, encoded by the coding sequence ATGTCATCTAAAACTAAATACCCATATTTTGATTCGCTCGAAATTTTGCTCGAAAACGATTTCGTATTTAAACCCTTTAAACCGCTTGTACCGGTAAAAGCAGGTAATATTGTTCCCGATTTTGCATTTTCAAAAGATTTTGGCCGGTGGCATCAATTTACCAACGGGGCAGATTCGCACGCGCTCATCCCTTTTGCTAAACTTAAAACTAAACCTGTTGTTATTGCCTTTTACTCGCAGCATTGGGGGCAACTGGCCATCGAGCAGCTTTTACGCCTAAACGAATTAAATAACGAAGTAAAAGCAATTGGCGGTAACCTGGTTGTTATTAGTCCTCAAAAAGAATCGCTTTTAAATAAATTGGCCTGGGAGCATAACCTGTCGTTAACGTTTTACTTTGACCCCAAAAATGAGATTGCCCAACACTTTAGGGTGTATAATGAGGATAGCCCTGTGTGGACTTTATTTTCGGGTGTTGACGAAAACGTGCCTTTATTGGCCACTTACGTAATTAACCCGTTAAAGCAAGTGGTTTACCATCACCTTGATCTTGATCTGGTAGAGAGTTTTTCAACAAATGATGTTTTAACATCTGTTTACGAGGCCGCAAATTACAGTAACGATCGTAAATCGGCTTAG
- a CDS encoding TolC family protein, with translation MQPLYKRYIFIFLQVLLLCVGAKAAPLTDTVRLTLQQVVELAKRNAIAAKQATTVRETKYWEWRTFKSNYQPQLALSGTLPGYNKTYTQIVQPNGSILFQPVHNDNSSLALNFSQSLTATGGTIYGTTQLQRFDDFDRNSVLYNGVPYGIGFSQPLFQFNSLKWDKKIEPLKYNESKQAYIEAQEQISITVTGYFFDLLLAQVNQHLAELNLNNTNNILRVANLKFELGKISKNEILQLQLEQLNAKKAVGTALRDMEIAALNLRSYTGQEGTEKIALDVPSTFSDINVSADKVLAEAFENRSDAIAFVRRLAEARRDVAKAKGQSGLIATLSANIGFSNSAATIPDLYRSPQDQQVVQLQFSVPILDWGRSKSRTKTAEAIEQFTTYAVEQDKQTFKQQIITQVTLFNMMKEQLTLTAKADSIASEKYQIARERYVLGDLSITDLSIAFKENDQAKRDYVASLRDFWGAYYQLRYLSLYDFEKQQKITYK, from the coding sequence ATGCAACCACTATACAAACGCTATATTTTTATTTTTTTACAGGTATTGTTGTTATGCGTAGGCGCAAAAGCCGCCCCGCTTACCGATACCGTGCGCCTCACCCTGCAACAAGTGGTTGAACTGGCAAAGCGGAATGCCATTGCCGCCAAGCAGGCCACCACCGTTCGCGAAACCAAATATTGGGAATGGCGTACTTTTAAATCAAACTATCAGCCGCAGTTGGCACTAAGCGGCACATTGCCGGGTTACAATAAAACCTACACCCAAATTGTGCAGCCCAACGGCAGCATCCTTTTTCAGCCGGTACATAACGATAACTCGTCGTTGGCACTAAACTTCAGCCAAAGCTTAACGGCAACCGGCGGCACCATTTACGGCACCACGCAATTGCAGCGTTTTGACGATTTTGACCGTAACAGCGTGCTTTACAATGGCGTGCCCTACGGCATTGGCTTTAGCCAGCCCTTGTTTCAGTTTAACAGTTTAAAGTGGGATAAAAAAATAGAACCCTTAAAGTACAACGAAAGCAAGCAGGCCTATATTGAGGCGCAGGAGCAAATATCCATCACGGTAACGGGTTATTTTTTCGATTTGCTGCTGGCGCAGGTAAACCAGCACCTTGCCGAGTTAAATTTAAACAATACCAATAACATATTACGTGTAGCCAATTTAAAGTTTGAATTGGGCAAAATATCTAAAAACGAGATACTACAGTTACAGTTAGAGCAGCTTAACGCTAAAAAGGCCGTAGGCACCGCTTTGCGCGATATGGAAATAGCCGCCCTAAACCTGCGCAGCTACACCGGCCAGGAAGGTACCGAAAAAATAGCGTTAGACGTGCCATCAACCTTTAGCGACATTAATGTATCGGCCGATAAGGTATTGGCCGAAGCTTTCGAAAACCGGTCGGACGCTATTGCTTTTGTTAGGCGTTTGGCCGAGGCCAGGCGCGATGTGGCCAAAGCCAAGGGCCAGAGCGGTTTAATAGCTACCCTATCGGCAAACATTGGCTTCTCAAACAGCGCAGCAACTATACCCGATTTGTACCGCTCGCCGCAAGACCAGCAGGTGGTACAGCTACAGTTTTCGGTGCCTATACTGGATTGGGGGCGGTCAAAATCTCGTACTAAAACTGCCGAGGCCATCGAGCAATTTACAACCTATGCCGTTGAGCAGGATAAGCAAACCTTTAAGCAGCAAATTATAACACAAGTTACCCTGTTTAACATGATGAAAGAACAGCTAACCTTAACTGCAAAAGCCGATAGCATTGCCAGCGAAAAATACCAGATAGCCCGCGAACGCTATGTGTTGGGCGATTTAAGTATTACCGACCTAAGCATTGCCTTTAAAGAGAACGACCAGGCCAAGCGCGATTATGTGGCATCCCTGCGCGATTTTTGGGGTGCTTATTACCAATTGCGCTACCTTTCGCTTTACGATTTTGAAAAACAACAAAAAATAACTTATAAATAA
- a CDS encoding Hsp70 family protein — protein sequence MANNRFLYGIDFGTTNSALAIFDEETKEIHSTIIIPSLIYFFHQFDAKSEKNYVVGEEAIAAYLNDGMKGRFIKSIKQILSRTSFTETRIHNKRYNAADLVALILKELKERADILTGEDCRKAVIGRPVFFDDDNVQKDTLAQTRLNKAAAIAGFENVRFQFEPIGAAFAYEKSLAKKENVLVADLGGGTTDFTYLVLDPEKVGSKDRKNDMMANGGIYIGGDSFDSAFMWEKGTPYFGKHTQYEATPGKVLTVPKSLFANICSWEQMNFFNGLRIQKDIEDYYYFSGNNRLFKNLITLIENNLGYSVFQSIEKAKITLSNAVTANFSYHNMGVEIEEEIPLDVYEQIIAKDVDRIANYLDDFMLQNNIDAKNIDSLFLTGGTSMVGSIQKLFKNRFPHVSLNSGDNFKSVAKGLAYSSYLFED from the coding sequence ATGGCTAATAACAGGTTTTTATACGGTATTGATTTTGGAACAACTAACTCGGCCCTCGCTATTTTTGACGAGGAAACTAAAGAGATTCACAGCACCATCATCATCCCTTCGCTTATCTATTTCTTCCACCAATTTGACGCCAAAAGCGAAAAAAATTATGTTGTAGGCGAAGAGGCCATTGCGGCATACCTTAACGATGGTATGAAAGGCCGCTTTATCAAATCAATAAAACAAATATTATCGCGCACCAGCTTTACCGAAACCCGTATACACAACAAGCGCTACAACGCTGCAGACCTGGTGGCCCTCATTTTAAAAGAACTGAAAGAGCGGGCAGATATATTAACGGGTGAAGACTGCCGCAAAGCAGTTATTGGCCGCCCGGTTTTTTTTGATGACGACAATGTGCAAAAAGATACCCTGGCACAAACCCGCCTTAATAAAGCGGCGGCTATTGCGGGTTTCGAAAACGTGCGCTTCCAGTTTGAGCCTATTGGCGCGGCCTTTGCCTACGAAAAAAGCCTGGCTAAAAAAGAAAACGTATTGGTAGCCGATTTGGGCGGAGGCACAACAGATTTTACTTACCTGGTGTTAGACCCGGAAAAAGTAGGTAGTAAAGACCGTAAAAATGATATGATGGCCAATGGCGGCATTTATATAGGTGGAGATAGTTTTGACTCGGCTTTTATGTGGGAAAAAGGAACACCCTATTTTGGCAAACACACCCAGTATGAAGCAACTCCCGGCAAGGTGCTTACGGTACCCAAATCGCTTTTTGCCAACATTTGTTCGTGGGAACAAATGAATTTTTTTAACGGGCTGCGCATCCAGAAAGATATTGAAGATTACTATTATTTTTCGGGCAATAACAGGCTCTTTAAAAACCTCATTACGCTTATCGAAAATAACCTGGGCTATTCGGTTTTTCAATCTATCGAAAAAGCTAAAATAACACTATCAAACGCAGTTACTGCCAATTTTAGCTACCATAACATGGGGGTTGAAATTGAGGAAGAAATACCCCTTGATGTTTACGAGCAAATTATTGCTAAAGACGTTGACCGCATTGCCAACTATTTAGATGATTTTATGCTGCAAAACAACATTGATGCCAAAAACATAGATAGCCTTTTTTTAACAGGCGGCACATCTATGGTAGGTAGCATTCAAAAACTATTTAAAAACAGGTTTCCGCATGTGAGCCTCAATTCGGGCGATAATTTCAAAAGCGTAGCCAAAGGGCTGGCCTACAGCAGCTATTTATTTGAAGACTAA
- a CDS encoding cytochrome b/b6 domain-containing protein gives MTLIEPVKHEDAGYTKAKSYSATLRLWHWANLIVISGSLITVLINSTLTNKHANAKLIKAEFAQSGVTVSDGQARSVAHALGDKTWEIHTYFGYGLAALFLFRLILEFFQVADQKLIRKLKMAYAQFNTIKKNRELARHDITVKFIYLLFYGVLAVMVITGLFLAFEDLLAPYKAIRHSVKEVHGFCMYLVLAFIAVHLIGVFLAERKEGKGIVSDMINGGAVNQ, from the coding sequence ATGACCCTTATAGAACCTGTAAAACATGAAGATGCTGGTTATACCAAAGCAAAAAGTTATTCGGCCACTCTACGTTTATGGCACTGGGCCAATTTAATTGTCATAAGCGGCTCGTTAATTACAGTTTTAATAAATTCTACATTAACTAACAAGCATGCCAATGCTAAATTAATAAAAGCAGAATTTGCCCAATCGGGCGTAACGGTTAGCGATGGGCAGGCCCGCTCGGTTGCTCACGCCTTGGGTGATAAAACGTGGGAAATACATACCTATTTTGGCTATGGTTTAGCAGCTCTTTTTTTATTCCGTTTAATACTCGAGTTTTTTCAGGTTGCCGATCAAAAACTAATCAGAAAGCTAAAAATGGCCTACGCACAATTTAATACAATCAAAAAAAACAGGGAGCTGGCCAGGCACGATATTACCGTAAAATTTATTTATCTGCTTTTTTATGGGGTGCTTGCCGTTATGGTTATAACGGGGTTGTTTTTAGCGTTTGAAGACTTACTTGCACCTTATAAAGCCATAAGACATTCGGTTAAAGAGGTTCACGGCTTTTGTATGTACCTGGTGTTAGCCTTTATAGCAGTACATTTAATAGGTGTTTTTTTAGCAGAACGGAAAGAAGGAAAGGGAATAGTATCGGATATGATTAACGGAGGAGCCGTAAACCAATAA
- a CDS encoding efflux RND transporter periplasmic adaptor subunit translates to MDKELSADIVAKRKHKNIFIILTCGAVVVLGVLLLRSYLKSTVTKAEIITATVETGNIENTINASGEVLPEFEEILTSPINASIKSALMDAGNKVNSGQSILTLDKSVSQAEFEKLRFQLESKQNEISKSKLDLNKSFFDIKSNNDIKQLHISNLTDAVENAKRLFKAGGGTREGIEQAELNLKVAQLEKKQLENEIKSKQQTMQIEIKEAEIAADIQRNDLKALQRKLNLANIVATRNGVITYVNKNIGANIKEGETLARIADLSSFKVAGSVADNAIDELHAGTPIIVRINDAQLRGHVTNVSPSVQNGIVSFDIQLDDRNNKLLRPNMKVDVYLVTATRTKIMRVANGAAFKGPSVQDIFVVHNNKAERRTVHIGLANFDYVELLDGVKPGDVVITSDMSAYKNSPELTIDN, encoded by the coding sequence ATGGACAAGGAACTTTCGGCAGATATTGTAGCGAAAAGAAAGCATAAAAACATATTCATTATACTTACCTGCGGTGCCGTTGTGGTACTTGGCGTGTTGCTGTTACGCAGTTATTTAAAATCGACGGTAACCAAGGCCGAGATTATTACCGCCACGGTTGAAACAGGTAATATAGAAAACACCATTAATGCATCGGGCGAGGTATTGCCCGAGTTTGAAGAAATATTAACCAGCCCCATCAACGCGTCTATTAAAAGTGCCCTGATGGATGCCGGCAACAAAGTAAACTCAGGCCAGTCCATCCTTACGCTCGATAAATCGGTAAGCCAGGCCGAGTTTGAAAAGCTCAGGTTTCAGCTCGAATCCAAACAGAACGAGATCAGCAAATCAAAGCTCGATCTTAATAAAAGCTTCTTCGATATTAAATCCAATAATGATATTAAGCAACTGCACATCAGCAACCTTACCGATGCCGTTGAAAATGCCAAGCGCTTATTTAAAGCAGGCGGCGGCACCCGCGAAGGCATAGAGCAGGCTGAGTTAAACCTTAAAGTAGCGCAACTGGAAAAAAAGCAGCTCGAAAACGAAATAAAAAGTAAGCAGCAAACCATGCAAATTGAGATAAAGGAGGCCGAGATAGCAGCGGATATTCAACGCAACGATTTAAAGGCCCTGCAACGCAAGCTCAATTTGGCCAACATTGTGGCAACACGCAACGGAGTAATTACTTACGTTAATAAAAATATAGGTGCAAATATTAAAGAAGGCGAAACGCTGGCCCGCATTGCCGATTTAAGCAGCTTTAAAGTGGCCGGCAGTGTTGCCGATAACGCTATAGATGAACTACATGCCGGTACGCCCATTATTGTACGTATAAACGATGCGCAGTTGCGCGGCCATGTTACCAATGTATCGCCATCGGTGCAAAACGGTATTGTTTCTTTTGATATTCAGTTGGACGATCGTAATAACAAATTATTGCGCCCCAACATGAAGGTTGATGTTTACCTGGTTACCGCAACCCGTACAAAAATAATGCGGGTAGCTAACGGAGCCGCATTTAAGGGCCCCAGCGTACAGGATATTTTTGTGGTACACAATAACAAAGCCGAGAGGCGCACCGTACACATTGGCCTTGCCAATTTTGATTATGTTGAACTGCTTGACGGCGTTAAACCCGGCGATGTGGTAATCACGTCGGACATGAGCGCGTATAAGAACTCCCCCGAACTCACTATCGATAATTGA
- a CDS encoding DUF6965 family protein, whose translation MTDTELIAYFENATLPEMLRVDRATKQYELPRYAKQHIDLLKQNPDDKNARFWLLRIKKALDKPFSGQEVPRF comes from the coding sequence ATGACTGATACCGAACTGATTGCTTATTTTGAAAATGCCACCCTCCCCGAAATGTTAAGGGTAGACCGTGCCACCAAACAGTACGAATTACCCCGCTACGCTAAACAGCATATTGACCTGCTTAAACAAAACCCCGACGATAAAAATGCCCGCTTTTGGTTATTAAGGATAAAAAAAGCATTGGATAAACCTTTTAGCGGCCAGGAGGTACCCCGTTTTTAA
- a CDS encoding VIT1/CCC1 transporter family protein yields the protein MHNEQHVTSSETIRDIVIGMSDGLTVPFALAAGLSGAISSSGIVVTAGIAEIVAGSIAMGLGGFLAGRTEVDHYQSELKREYDEVERVPEQEKIEVMEVFADFGLSAPLQQQIADEMSKDKKKWVDFMMRYELGLEEPHANRATKSAITIGLSYIIGGIIPLSPYLIESNSQIALYYSCGITLICLFIFGYFKSKMTGQPAFSGAFKVVIIGALAAGAAFMMAKLINGK from the coding sequence ATGCACAACGAGCAGCACGTTACCAGTTCAGAAACTATTAGAGATATTGTAATAGGCATGTCCGATGGGCTAACCGTGCCATTTGCATTGGCTGCCGGTTTAAGCGGAGCCATCAGTTCGTCGGGCATCGTTGTTACGGCGGGCATTGCCGAAATAGTGGCAGGCTCAATAGCCATGGGTTTAGGCGGCTTTTTAGCCGGCAGAACGGAGGTAGACCATTATCAATCGGAATTAAAACGCGAATATGATGAGGTTGAGAGAGTACCCGAACAAGAAAAAATTGAGGTGATGGAAGTATTTGCCGACTTTGGATTATCAGCACCCTTGCAACAGCAAATTGCCGACGAGATGAGCAAGGATAAAAAAAAGTGGGTTGATTTTATGATGAGGTACGAACTTGGCTTAGAAGAGCCTCACGCTAACCGCGCAACCAAAAGTGCAATTACCATAGGCTTATCTTATATTATTGGCGGCATAATTCCATTATCGCCTTATTTAATAGAAAGCAATTCGCAAATTGCATTATACTATTCGTGCGGTATCACCCTGATATGCCTTTTTATATTCGGCTATTTTAAAAGTAAAATGACAGGGCAGCCTGCTTTTAGCGGTGCATTTAAAGTAGTAATTATAGGTGCCCTGGCCGCCGGAGCAGCCTTTATGATGGCCAAATTAATTAACGGGAAATAA
- a CDS encoding response regulator transcription factor, translating to MKILIIEDEKALNENIASYFSGDGNICESCSNLKDAIAKLHLYNYDCILLDIGLPDGEGFAVLDFLKLHKKEESVLIISARNSVDDKIRGLNIGADDYLTKPFHLAELKARVMAIFRRKNLAVSNHLIFNEISIDLLGRVIEVNKMPVNVTRKEYDMLIYFIANKGKVISKTAIAEHLWGDEMDMHDNFDFIYTHIKNLRKKLLEANAKDYMKSVYGIGYKFSAE from the coding sequence TTGAAAATACTAATCATAGAAGACGAAAAAGCACTTAACGAAAATATCGCTTCGTATTTTAGCGGAGACGGAAATATTTGTGAAAGCTGCAGTAACCTGAAAGATGCCATTGCCAAATTACACTTATATAATTATGACTGTATATTACTGGATATTGGCCTGCCAGACGGTGAAGGCTTTGCTGTGTTAGATTTTTTAAAGCTTCACAAAAAGGAAGAATCTGTACTAATTATATCGGCCAGAAACTCGGTAGACGACAAAATTAGGGGCCTTAACATTGGCGCAGACGATTATTTAACCAAACCTTTCCATTTAGCCGAACTCAAAGCCAGGGTAATGGCAATTTTTAGGAGAAAAAACCTGGCGGTAAGCAATCATTTAATATTCAACGAAATATCAATTGATTTGTTAGGCAGGGTTATTGAAGTTAATAAAATGCCGGTAAATGTTACCCGAAAAGAATACGATATGTTAATTTATTTTATCGCCAACAAAGGTAAAGTGATTTCTAAAACAGCCATTGCCGAACATCTTTGGGGCGATGAAATGGATATGCACGATAACTTCGATTTTATTTACACACACATAAAAAACCTGCGGAAAAAGTTACTGGAGGCCAACGCTAAAGACTACATGAAATCGGTATATGGTATTGGCTATAAATTTAGTGCCGAATGA